In Oreochromis aureus strain Israel breed Guangdong linkage group 15, ZZ_aureus, whole genome shotgun sequence, a single genomic region encodes these proteins:
- the abracl gene encoding costars family protein ABRACL — MNVSHEIDLLVQEIQRLGSKNADGKFSVKFGVLFNDDRCANIFEALVGTLKAAKKKKVIDFQGELLLQGVHDNVDVILLQE; from the exons ATGAATGTCTCCCACGAAATTGATTTGCTGGTTCAGGAGATCCAGCGACTCGGCAGTAAAA ACGCTGACGGTAAATTTAGCGTCAAGTTTGGGGTCTTGTTTAATGACGACCGTTGTGCCAACATCTTCGAAGCGCTGGTGGGCACCCTGAAGGCcgccaagaagaagaaggtgatCGATTTCCAGGGGGAGCTGCTTCTGCAGGGCGTCCACGACAACGTTGACGTCATCCTGCTCCAAGAATGA